In Campylobacter vulpis, a genomic segment contains:
- a CDS encoding nicotinate phosphoribosyltransferase: MISLNSTTKKAIFLKARLQIILKAASVLTTFDYHLLCDFYELTMAQGYLKEGFEDRICYFDVFFRKVPDGGTFAIFAGLEDILDFVETWHFDAEDIEFLRQKGFEEEFLNFLKTFKFEGEIYCVQEGEVVFANEPVMMIKARATQAQLLETFLLCTLNHQSLIATKASRIVRAAGGRAVLEFGARRAHGGEAALKGARAAMIGGCSGTSNTLAAKLYGLKTSGTMAHSWVQMFADEYEAFRAFVKLYPENATLLIDTYDCFLGLENAIKVFKEFGIEKGAVRIDSGDLCELSFKIRKRLDEVGLKECKIIVSNSLDEKSIEALLKNGAKIDGFGVGERLITAFSDTIFGYVYKLVAVEQNGDLYPKIKISQDLHKTTIPHFKRLFRVYEGEKALYDELIIYDESLENLPSHLRREELLQCVFKNGKRQGKNKSVKELAKFANSQLSRLDEDLLKARKTYTIKISNALKELKERLSKI, translated from the coding sequence TTTATGAGCTTACTATGGCTCAAGGCTATTTAAAAGAGGGCTTTGAGGATAGAATTTGTTATTTTGATGTTTTTTTTAGAAAGGTCCCTGATGGGGGGACTTTTGCCATTTTTGCTGGACTTGAAGATATTTTAGATTTTGTGGAAACTTGGCATTTTGATGCGGAGGATATTGAGTTTTTAAGGCAAAAGGGTTTTGAGGAAGAGTTTTTAAATTTTCTAAAAACTTTTAAATTTGAGGGAGAAATTTATTGTGTGCAAGAGGGTGAAGTCGTTTTTGCTAATGAGCCTGTGATGATGATTAAGGCTAGGGCTACCCAAGCACAACTTTTGGAAACTTTTTTGCTTTGCACTCTCAATCATCAAAGCCTCATCGCCACAAAGGCAAGTCGCATTGTAAGAGCAGCCGGAGGGAGAGCTGTTTTAGAATTTGGAGCAAGGAGAGCACACGGCGGCGAAGCAGCACTTAAGGGTGCTAGAGCAGCGATGATAGGCGGATGTAGTGGCACTTCAAATACCCTTGCCGCGAAGCTTTATGGACTTAAAACAAGTGGAACTATGGCACACTCTTGGGTGCAAATGTTTGCGGACGAATATGAGGCTTTTAGGGCTTTTGTGAAGCTTTATCCTGAAAATGCAACCTTGCTTATTGATACTTATGATTGCTTTTTGGGACTTGAAAATGCGATTAAGGTTTTTAAGGAATTTGGTATTGAAAAAGGGGCAGTGAGGATTGATTCTGGGGATTTATGTGAATTAAGCTTTAAAATTCGCAAAAGGCTTGATGAAGTAGGGCTTAAAGAGTGTAAAATCATCGTTTCAAATTCTTTGGACGAAAAAAGTATTGAAGCTTTACTTAAAAATGGTGCAAAAATTGACGGCTTTGGGGTTGGAGAGCGTTTAATCACGGCTTTTAGTGATACGATTTTTGGTTATGTTTATAAGCTTGTGGCGGTAGAACAAAACGGAGATCTTTATCCTAAAATCAAAATTTCTCAAGATCTTCACAAAACGACAATACCGCATTTTAAAAGACTTTTTCGTGTTTATGAGGGGGAAAAGGCTTTGTATGATGAGCTTATAATTTATGATGAAAGCTTAGAAAATTTACCCTCTCATTTGAGGCGTGAAGAACTTTTACAATGTGTCTTTAAAAATGGAAAAAGGCAGGGTAAAAATAAAAGCGTAAAAGAGTTAGCAAAGTTTGCTAACTCTCAACTTTCAAGGCTTGATGAAGATTTATTAAAGGCTAGAAAAACTTATACGATTAAAATTTCAAATGCCCTAAAAGAACTCAAAGAAAGATTAAGCAAAATTTAA
- a CDS encoding putative transporter, translating into MFSAFFLSKKWALWAYAGLFVLLAFLYLQTSLNVAINEWYRDFYNILQKPNVQNAPLILDANATKIANENAQKALENANFINKGSIFYYQFLNECFFSSKSIAAKETYAMSDFYSSIAVFLCIALPYVFIATLSIYFASVYTFKWREAMTFSYLKFWKNKNDNIEGSSQRIQEDTYNFSKIVESLGLAFVKSLMILMAFIPILWALSEDVSKILFKNLSEDSIFYFLKDMQGLLVYVALFISLGGLVVSWFVGIKLPGLEYNNQKAEAAFRKELVYAEDNRKDYAKNETMIELFTGLKFNYKRLFLHYGYFNIWLIMFEQIIVIVPFLIMGPSLFAGAISLGVVIQINNAFDQVRSSFSIFITNWTKITELRSIHKRLSEFEKNILYKN; encoded by the coding sequence ATGTTTTCAGCGTTTTTTCTCTCTAAAAAATGGGCTTTATGGGCTTATGCGGGACTTTTTGTGCTTTTAGCTTTTTTGTATTTGCAAACAAGCCTTAATGTCGCTATAAATGAGTGGTATAGGGATTTTTATAATATTTTACAAAAGCCAAATGTGCAAAACGCCCCTTTAATCTTAGACGCAAATGCGACCAAAATCGCTAACGAAAATGCCCAAAAAGCTCTAGAAAATGCAAATTTTATTAACAAAGGCTCGATTTTTTACTATCAATTTTTAAACGAATGCTTTTTTTCTAGTAAAAGCATAGCTGCTAAAGAAACCTATGCGATGAGTGATTTTTATTCTAGCATCGCTGTGTTTTTGTGTATAGCCTTGCCTTATGTTTTTATCGCCACTTTAAGCATTTATTTTGCAAGTGTTTATACCTTTAAATGGCGTGAGGCTATGACCTTTTCTTACCTTAAATTTTGGAAAAATAAAAATGATAATATCGAAGGAAGTTCCCAAAGAATCCAAGAAGATACTTATAATTTTTCTAAAATTGTTGAAAGTTTAGGACTTGCCTTTGTGAAATCTTTGATGATTTTAATGGCATTTATCCCTATTTTATGGGCTTTGAGTGAAGATGTTTCCAAAATTCTTTTTAAAAATTTAAGTGAAGATAGCATTTTTTATTTTTTAAAAGATATGCAAGGACTGCTTGTTTATGTGGCTTTGTTTATCTCACTTGGAGGGCTTGTTGTATCGTGGTTTGTAGGCATTAAACTGCCCGGACTTGAATATAATAATCAAAAAGCAGAAGCCGCCTTTAGAAAAGAGCTTGTTTATGCGGAGGATAACCGCAAGGATTATGCTAAAAATGAGACGATGATAGAGCTTTTTACTGGACTTAAATTCAATTACAAAAGACTATTTTTACATTATGGTTATTTTAATATTTGGCTCATAATGTTTGAACAAATTATTGTCATCGTGCCGTTTTTGATTATGGGACCCTCACTTTTTGCCGGAGCTATCTCCCTTGGCGTTGTGATACAGATTAACAATGCTTTTGACCAAGTGCGAAGTTCTTTTAGTATTTTCATCACAAACTGGACTAAAATCACAGAGCTTAGAAGTATCCACAAACGCCTTAGCGAATTTGAAAAAAATATTTTGTATAAAAATTAA
- a CDS encoding saccharopine dehydrogenase family protein yields MANLLIIGAGGVSRVASVKCAMNSDVFTKITLASRTKSKCDAIASFIKDRLGVGVETAEVDADNVEAVVALIQKTGAEILLNLALPYQDLSLMDACLKTGIHYIDTANYEHPDLAKFEYKEQWAKDESFKKAGILGLLGSGFDPGVTNVFCAYAKQNLFDEIHYIDILDCNAGDHGYPFATNFNPEINLREVSAKGRYFENGQWIETEPMEIKIEWDYPEVGVKDSYLLYHEELESLVKNIPSLKRIRFFMTFGQSYLTHMKCLENVGMLGIKPIKHKGQEIIPIEFLKTLLPDPASLGERTKGYTNIGCVIRGVKDGKDRQVYIYNVCNHEECFKETGAQAVSYTTGVPAMIGAKLIARGIWSGVGVKNMEEFDAKAFMDELNTQGLPWKILEMKPDLGV; encoded by the coding sequence ATGGCAAATCTTCTCATTATCGGTGCGGGCGGAGTTAGTAGGGTTGCAAGTGTGAAATGTGCGATGAATAGCGATGTTTTCACTAAAATCACCCTCGCAAGTAGGACAAAGAGTAAATGCGATGCCATAGCTTCTTTTATCAAAGATCGTTTGGGCGTGGGTGTGGAGACGGCAGAAGTTGATGCGGATAATGTCGAAGCTGTGGTTGCCCTAATCCAAAAAACGGGGGCAGAAATTTTACTTAATCTTGCTCTGCCCTATCAGGATTTAAGCCTAATGGACGCTTGTTTGAAAACAGGAATTCACTATATTGATACAGCAAATTATGAGCACCCAGACCTAGCTAAATTTGAATATAAAGAACAATGGGCAAAAGATGAAAGCTTTAAAAAAGCGGGGATTTTAGGGCTTTTAGGCAGTGGGTTTGACCCGGGGGTAACGAATGTTTTTTGTGCTTATGCAAAGCAAAATTTATTTGATGAAATTCACTATATTGATATTTTAGATTGTAATGCAGGGGATCACGGCTACCCTTTTGCGACCAATTTTAACCCAGAAATCAACCTTAGAGAAGTTTCAGCTAAGGGGCGATATTTTGAAAATGGGCAGTGGATAGAAACAGAGCCTATGGAGATAAAAATAGAGTGGGATTACCCTGAAGTGGGCGTGAAAGATAGTTATTTGCTTTATCACGAGGAGCTTGAAAGTTTGGTTAAAAATATCCCAAGTTTGAAAAGAATTCGTTTTTTTATGACCTTTGGACAAAGCTATCTCACTCATATGAAATGCCTTGAAAATGTCGGTATGCTAGGCATTAAGCCTATTAAACATAAGGGACAAGAAATCATTCCTATCGAATTTCTTAAGACCCTTTTACCAGACCCAGCATCGCTTGGAGAAAGAACAAAGGGTTATACGAATATAGGTTGCGTGATAAGAGGCGTTAAGGACGGCAAAGATAGACAAGTTTATATCTATAATGTTTGCAATCACGAAGAATGCTTTAAAGAAACAGGGGCACAAGCAGTGAGTTATACCACAGGAGTTCCAGCGATGATAGGTGCAAAACTTATAGCGCGTGGAATTTGGAGTGGAGTGGGAGTTAAAAATATGGAGGAATTCGACGCCAAAGCTTTTATGGACGAGTTAAACACTCAAGGACTTCCTTGGAAAATTTTGGAGATGAAGCCTGATTTAGGTGTTTAA
- a CDS encoding DUF1796 family putative cysteine peptidase, whose translation MSFFKRRTRFRADVFISVGLGCKVAFYLKKFRLRTFSSPFDWLGLYTLEDISQCFEDDFANFFKDYEEVPSTTNKRWIRDRQNGMRSMHDFSFEESLEQGYERFITQKRRRFENLKRHIKASRHICFISCRQDDYAEFEKFLKQMQFFHHAKYTLINIRHDANCKDIKRVELEWGGGDLHLMEYSFNDKYPKGEQHKKAWRGNTKCWHKIMRSLALTKKGIISTYFVKLT comes from the coding sequence TTGTCTTTTTTTAAACGCCGCACAAGATTTAGAGCCGATGTCTTCATTAGCGTTGGTTTAGGTTGTAAGGTGGCGTTTTATTTGAAAAAATTTAGATTACGCACTTTTTCTTCTCCCTTTGACTGGCTAGGACTTTATACTTTGGAGGATATTAGTCAGTGTTTTGAGGACGATTTTGCAAATTTTTTCAAGGATTATGAAGAAGTTCCTAGCACGACAAATAAGCGTTGGATAAGAGATAGACAAAACGGAATGCGTTCTATGCACGATTTTTCTTTTGAGGAGAGTTTAGAGCAGGGCTATGAGCGTTTTATCACGCAAAAAAGAAGAAGATTTGAAAATTTAAAACGCCACATTAAAGCCTCTAGGCATATTTGTTTTATTTCTTGTAGGCAAGATGATTATGCAGAATTTGAAAAATTTTTAAAACAAATGCAATTTTTTCATCACGCAAAATACACTCTCATTAATATCCGCCACGATGCAAATTGCAAGGATATAAAGCGAGTTGAGTTAGAGTGGGGGGGGGGGGATTTGCATTTAATGGAATATAGCTTTAATGATAAATATCCAAAAGGCGAACAGCACAAAAAAGCTTGGCGTGGCAATACAAAATGTTGGCATAAAATTATGCGTTCTTTAGCTCTAACAAAAAAAGGCATCATAAGCACTTATTTTGTAAAATTGACTTAA
- a CDS encoding adenylosuccinate synthase — MSKADIVVGIQWGDEGKGKVVDKLCENYDFVCRSAGGHNAGHTIWVNGVRYALHLMPSGVLHQNCINIIGNGVVVSPEVLIAEMAQFDNLKGRLYISDRAHLNLKHHSLIDIAKEKLKGKNAIGTTGKGIGPSYADKINRVGHRVAELLEPEKLCENLMRDFENNQTFLEFLGVEIPNQDELLVDLKRFSEILTPYITDTTRLLWRALDEDKRVLLEGAQGSMLDIDHGTYPFVTSSNTISAGALTGLGLNPKEAGSITGIVKAYATRVGNGAFPSEDKGEEGEKIARIGKEIGVSTGRKRRCGWFDAVAVRYTARLNGLDHLALMKLDVLDGFERIKICRAYEYEGREIDYMPSDLDKVKPIYEEMEGWDKVFGIRDYDLLPQNAKKYIARLEELVGVKVKLISTSAERDDTIIL, encoded by the coding sequence ATGAGTAAGGCTGATATAGTCGTAGGAATTCAATGGGGTGATGAGGGTAAAGGCAAGGTAGTTGATAAATTATGTGAAAATTATGATTTTGTTTGCAGAAGTGCGGGAGGGCATAATGCCGGACATACAATTTGGGTCAATGGAGTCCGCTACGCACTTCACTTAATGCCCTCAGGCGTTTTACATCAAAACTGCATTAACATCATAGGAAATGGCGTGGTTGTTTCACCTGAAGTTCTAATCGCTGAAATGGCACAATTTGATAATCTTAAGGGGCGACTTTACATCAGTGATAGAGCACATTTAAATTTAAAACACCATTCTTTAATAGATATAGCAAAAGAAAAACTCAAGGGTAAAAATGCCATAGGCACGACAGGTAAGGGCATAGGACCTAGCTATGCGGATAAGATTAATCGTGTAGGACACAGAGTTGCCGAGCTTTTAGAGCCTGAAAAATTATGTGAAAATTTAATGAGAGATTTTGAAAATAATCAAACTTTTTTGGAATTTTTGGGTGTGGAAATTCCAAATCAAGATGAACTTTTGGTTGATTTAAAGCGTTTTAGTGAAATTTTAACGCCTTATATTACCGATACGACAAGATTGCTTTGGAGGGCATTAGATGAAGATAAAAGAGTGCTTTTAGAGGGAGCGCAAGGTTCTATGCTAGACATCGACCACGGAACTTATCCTTTTGTAACAAGCTCAAATACCATTTCAGCAGGTGCTTTAACGGGGCTTGGACTAAATCCTAAGGAGGCTGGTTCTATCACGGGTATAGTTAAAGCTTATGCGACTAGGGTGGGAAATGGAGCTTTTCCTAGTGAGGATAAGGGCGAAGAGGGAGAGAAAATCGCAAGGATAGGTAAGGAAATAGGCGTTAGCACTGGGCGTAAAAGAAGATGTGGTTGGTTTGATGCTGTGGCAGTAAGATATACAGCAAGGCTTAATGGGCTTGATCACTTAGCCTTGATGAAACTTGATGTTTTAGACGGCTTTGAGCGAATTAAAATTTGCCGTGCTTATGAATATGAGGGCAGGGAAATTGACTATATGCCAAGCGATTTGGATAAGGTAAAGCCTATTTATGAGGAGATGGAAGGCTGGGATAAGGTCTTTGGGATACGGGACTATGACCTTCTTCCACAAAATGCTAAAAAATACATTGCTAGGCTTGAAGAATTAGTCGGCGTAAAAGTCAAACTCATTTCTACAAGTGCGGAAAGAGATGATACTATCATTTTATGA
- a CDS encoding flagellar export protein FliJ: protein MKSKFNAVIKVKKQQLDKAQTDLNAALQRQKENEKLLGLAQQELLNLGSLKGQISSEELRANVFMEGVAREALARAKEKVELSHKEINHYQFLYQKAHLDYEKMKYLQSEELKVMQKAMQKAEEKFLDELAVSRFFKKEKNE, encoded by the coding sequence ATGAAAAGCAAATTTAACGCCGTTATCAAAGTTAAAAAGCAGCAGCTTGACAAGGCACAAACGGATTTAAATGCCGCCTTGCAAAGACAAAAAGAAAATGAGAAGCTTTTGGGATTAGCACAGCAGGAGTTGTTAAATTTAGGTTCTTTAAAGGGTCAAATTTCTAGCGAAGAATTAAGGGCAAATGTTTTTATGGAGGGCGTTGCAAGAGAAGCTTTGGCTAGAGCTAAGGAAAAAGTGGAGCTTTCTCATAAAGAGATTAATCATTATCAGTTTTTATATCAAAAAGCACATTTGGATTATGAAAAAATGAAATATTTACAAAGTGAAGAGCTTAAGGTTATGCAAAAGGCTATGCAAAAGGCTGAGGAAAAATTCCTTGACGAACTTGCGGTTAGCCGTTTTTTTAAAAAGGAAAAAAATGAATAA
- a CDS encoding MotE family protein, with the protein MNKKIVILALFFGAVFAEDCQQYFESRKGELEIQTREFDEARQALEAYKASFESLQKEKIDALNQKEAEVNATLAKIESLREENERLLKQNEEILNSINSKTEGRIKEIYSQMKDTAVADVLSQMDAEEASKIMLSLESRKISGILSKMQPQKASELTLLLQNLDKKEEDKGDNTTENNASN; encoded by the coding sequence ATGAATAAAAAAATTGTAATTTTGGCATTATTTTTTGGAGCTGTTTTTGCGGAGGATTGCCAACAATATTTTGAATCAAGAAAGGGTGAATTAGAAATTCAAACACGCGAATTTGATGAGGCAAGACAGGCTTTGGAGGCTTATAAGGCTTCTTTTGAGAGCTTACAAAAAGAAAAAATAGATGCCTTAAATCAAAAAGAAGCTGAGGTTAATGCGACTTTAGCTAAAATTGAAAGTTTAAGAGAGGAAAATGAAAGGCTTTTAAAGCAAAATGAGGAAATTTTAAATTCTATCAATAGCAAAACAGAAGGTCGCATTAAAGAAATTTATTCTCAAATGAAAGACACAGCCGTAGCAGATGTTTTAAGTCAAATGGACGCAGAAGAAGCAAGCAAGATAATGCTTTCCTTAGAGTCTAGAAAAATTTCGGGCATACTTTCTAAAATGCAGCCACAAAAGGCTAGTGAGCTAACCTTACTATTGCAAAATTTAGATAAAAAAGAGGAAGATAAGGGCGACAATACTACAGAAAATAACGCAAGTAATTAA
- a CDS encoding DUF507 family protein codes for MRIKFPHIPYIANKIMLDISQSSFIEIKDQLEKLNLCVKNILEEDLNKEKKLDERARELLEKQEDEMELMQVDRKNMFWLVKRKLAAEYDVILDKEERHSRLSHQILNALVENDYINFIVSENRVKNLIFSSIEDYLRIYEKLEDEVYDKISNYKNKPVPGSEEYELIFEKLYQEELRKKGMF; via the coding sequence ATGCGTATCAAATTCCCACATATCCCCTATATAGCCAATAAAATTATGCTCGATATTAGCCAATCTTCTTTTATAGAGATTAAAGACCAGCTAGAAAAGTTGAATTTATGCGTAAAAAATATTTTAGAAGAGGATTTAAATAAAGAAAAAAAATTAGATGAAAGAGCGAGAGAATTGCTTGAAAAGCAAGAAGATGAAATGGAACTTATGCAAGTCGATAGAAAAAATATGTTTTGGCTTGTGAAGCGAAAGTTGGCTGCTGAATACGATGTGATTTTAGATAAAGAAGAAAGACATAGTCGTCTTTCTCACCAAATTTTAAATGCACTTGTCGAAAATGATTATATTAATTTTATCGTGAGTGAAAATAGGGTCAAAAATCTAATTTTTTCAAGTATTGAGGATTATTTAAGAATTTATGAAAAGCTTGAAGATGAGGTTTATGATAAGATTAGCAATTATAAAAATAAGCCTGTGCCAGGAAGTGAAGAATATGAACTCATCTTTGAAAAACTTTACCAAGAAGAGCTTAGAAAAAAGGGTATGTTTTGA
- the carA gene encoding glutamine-hydrolyzing carbamoyl-phosphate synthase small subunit, with the protein MKAYIYLENDVFLSARAFGYGGTFLGELVFNTSMSGYQEIISDPSYAGQFIVFSMPEIGIVGTNEDDNESKEVFASGIFVREFSPTFSNYRAKESLETYLKKHQKIGIYDIDTRFLVKLIRDSGNLRAIVSTEIASKEELKERLLASKKIDEINFVKEVSTKKPYKHEQGVWNGKTYDKPKKSQKKVAVIDYGVKKNILNELVDANLAVEVFPYDVKAQDLITLFKKGEIHGVFLSNGPGEPKILKDEIAEIKKLAEAKVPMLGICLGHQLLSNAFGYETYKMKFGQHGANHPVINLENKKVEITAQNHNYNVPEELCKIAFITHRNLFGDNVEGVRYKDYPIISVQHHPESSSGPHESKYIFKEFANLL; encoded by the coding sequence TTGAAAGCTTATATTTATTTAGAAAATGATGTTTTTTTAAGTGCTAGGGCTTTTGGCTATGGGGGGACCTTTTTGGGAGAGCTTGTCTTTAATACTTCAATGAGTGGTTATCAAGAAATCATCTCAGACCCCTCTTATGCGGGGCAATTTATAGTCTTTTCTATGCCAGAAATCGGCATAGTCGGCACAAATGAGGACGATAATGAGAGTAAAGAAGTTTTTGCAAGTGGAATTTTTGTGCGTGAGTTTAGTCCCACATTTTCAAATTACAGAGCAAAAGAAAGCTTAGAAACTTATCTTAAAAAACATCAAAAAATAGGAATTTACGACATAGATACGCGTTTTTTAGTTAAACTCATACGCGATAGCGGAAATTTAAGAGCTATTGTTTCAACAGAAATTGCAAGCAAAGAAGAGCTTAAAGAAAGGCTTTTGGCAAGTAAAAAGATTGATGAGATTAATTTCGTTAAAGAAGTTTCAACTAAAAAGCCTTACAAACACGAGCAGGGCGTATGGAACGGCAAAACCTATGATAAACCTAAAAAATCGCAAAAAAAAGTTGCTGTCATTGATTATGGTGTCAAAAAAAATATTTTAAATGAGCTTGTAGATGCAAATTTGGCGGTGGAGGTTTTTCCTTACGATGTCAAAGCACAGGATTTAATCACTCTTTTTAAAAAGGGTGAAATTCACGGCGTTTTTCTTTCAAATGGTCCGGGTGAGCCTAAAATTTTAAAAGATGAAATTGCGGAAATCAAAAAATTAGCCGAAGCTAAAGTGCCTATGCTTGGTATTTGTTTGGGACATCAGCTTTTAAGCAATGCTTTTGGTTATGAAACTTATAAAATGAAATTTGGTCAGCACGGAGCAAATCACCCCGTCATTAATTTAGAAAATAAAAAGGTTGAAATCACCGCTCAAAATCATAATTACAATGTCCCAGAAGAGCTTTGTAAGATCGCTTTTATCACGCATAGAAATTTATTTGGCGATAATGTTGAGGGAGTAAGATATAAAGACTATCCTATCATTTCCGTGCAGCATCACCCTGAAAGCTCCTCAGGTCCTCACGAAAGTAAATATATCTTTAAAGAATTTGCGAATTTACTTTGA
- a CDS encoding sulfite exporter TauE/SafE family protein: MSEIISIISIAFLSSFSHCYAMCGGFNLAFLKISSRAKNPFLLNLSYHLSRIFAYVLLGILCGIFGSLLAFNAKIQSFSFFVLGVFVSLLGLALFFKGQILNFLERNILWELFFSKLAKKAIYFKGLKGAFILGFCNGFVPCGLVYFFLASALSQSSIIDSALIMLIFGVSTLPSLLFFAYVSNYIKERFNHIFSALASILIIGYGIYLAFMGFKGFI; encoded by the coding sequence TTGAGTGAAATCATTAGCATTATATCCATAGCATTTTTATCAAGTTTTAGCCATTGCTACGCGATGTGCGGGGGCTTTAACCTTGCCTTTTTAAAGATAAGCTCTAGAGCTAAAAATCCTTTTTTATTAAATTTATCTTATCATTTATCGCGTATTTTTGCTTATGTTTTGCTTGGAATTTTATGCGGTATATTTGGCTCTTTACTTGCTTTTAATGCAAAAATTCAAAGTTTTAGTTTTTTTGTTTTGGGTGTTTTTGTGAGTCTTTTGGGTTTAGCCTTATTTTTCAAAGGACAGATTTTAAATTTTTTAGAAAGAAATATTTTGTGGGAGCTTTTTTTCTCAAAACTCGCTAAAAAAGCTATCTATTTTAAAGGCCTTAAGGGTGCTTTTATTTTGGGTTTTTGTAATGGTTTTGTGCCTTGCGGTTTGGTTTATTTTTTCTTAGCTAGTGCCTTAAGTCAGTCAAGTATTATCGATTCTGCTTTAATTATGCTTATTTTTGGGGTTTCTACTCTGCCCTCTTTGCTTTTTTTTGCTTATGTTTCAAATTATATTAAAGAGCGTTTTAACCACATTTTTTCAGCTCTTGCGTCCATTTTGATAATAGGATATGGAATTTATCTTGCCTTTATGGGGTTTAAAGGTTTTATATAA
- a CDS encoding ribonuclease HII, with protein sequence MLVGIDEAGRGALAGPLFIAACELLKPLDELKDSKKLNEKKREKLYKEIISNSNYLILAFSNAQIDTLGLSKCLQKGLEIIHLHFENKRKIFDGNTNYGVLGIENLIKADNLIAEVSAASILAKVSRDKVMEFLALKYPQYGFEIHKAYGTKTHKESIVKYGTCELHRLSFKLI encoded by the coding sequence ATGCTTGTTGGCATTGATGAGGCGGGGCGAGGGGCTTTAGCGGGACCTCTATTTATAGCGGCTTGTGAGCTTTTAAAGCCCCTTGATGAGCTTAAAGACTCTAAAAAACTTAATGAAAAAAAGCGTGAAAAGCTTTATAAAGAGATTATTTCAAACTCAAATTATCTAATCCTCGCCTTTTCAAATGCCCAAATTGACACGCTAGGACTTAGCAAGTGTTTGCAAAAAGGACTTGAAATCATTCATTTACATTTTGAAAATAAAAGAAAAATTTTTGATGGTAATACAAATTATGGTGTTTTAGGTATAGAAAATTTAATCAAAGCGGATAATCTTATCGCTGAGGTTAGTGCAGCTAGCATTTTGGCTAAGGTTAGCAGAGATAAGGTGATGGAATTTTTAGCCTTAAAATATCCACAATACGGCTTTGAAATTCATAAAGCCTACGGCACAAAAACGCATAAAGAAAGCATAGTAAAATACGGAACTTGTGAGCTTCATCGCTTAAGTTTTAAACTTATATAA
- a CDS encoding ferritin family protein: protein MKQYETYQCQKCGNEVEVQNVGGGTLTCCNEPMQCITKDLTAVNLMKAFAGESMARNKYDLFADIAEDEGWHAVARHFREAAENEKWHARAQFKAYHELVDGKALDITTKNLVCAADGENYEHTIMYPNFAKIAEDEGKKAIARLFTAIGKVEIEHEREYLALKKMLEEEEFFNSEVEELWVCEVCGHIHRGKKAPAACPLCKAPREYFKREFLG, encoded by the coding sequence ATGAAACAATACGAAACTTATCAATGTCAAAAGTGTGGCAATGAGGTTGAGGTGCAAAATGTAGGTGGTGGGACTTTGACTTGCTGTAATGAGCCTATGCAGTGCATTACGAAAGATTTGACTGCCGTGAATTTAATGAAAGCTTTCGCAGGCGAGTCAATGGCAAGAAATAAATATGATCTTTTTGCCGATATAGCAGAAGATGAGGGTTGGCACGCTGTGGCAAGGCATTTTAGAGAAGCTGCAGAAAATGAGAAATGGCACGCTAGAGCGCAGTTTAAAGCTTATCACGAATTAGTTGATGGTAAGGCTTTAGACATCACGACTAAAAATCTCGTTTGTGCTGCTGATGGGGAAAATTATGAACATACCATAATGTATCCTAATTTTGCAAAAATCGCAGAAGATGAGGGCAAAAAGGCTATCGCTAGGCTTTTTACAGCCATAGGTAAGGTAGAGATAGAACACGAAAGGGAGTATTTAGCCCTTAAAAAAATGCTTGAAGAAGAGGAATTTTTTAATAGCGAAGTTGAAGAATTGTGGGTTTGCGAAGTGTGCGGACATATTCATCGTGGCAAAAAAGCTCCAGCAGCCTGTCCTTTATGTAAAGCTCCAAGAGAGTATTTTAAAAGGGAATTTTTAGGCTAA